The following are encoded together in the Pseudomonas xantholysinigenes genome:
- a CDS encoding LytR/AlgR family response regulator transcription factor, whose amino-acid sequence MNVLIVDDEPLARERLSRLLGELEGYTVMEPSATNGEEALALIESLKPDVVLLDIGMPGLDGLQVAARLCEREAPPAVVFCTGDDEYGSQAFKDSTLSHVDKPIQAQALRDALRRAEKPNRAQLAALTRPAGDTGGGPRSHISARTRKGIELIPLPQVIYFIADHKYVTLRHEAGEVLLDEPLKALEDEFGERFVRIHRNALVARERIERLQRTPLGHFQLYLKGLDGDALTVSRRHVAGVRKMMQSLH is encoded by the coding sequence ATGAATGTCCTGATCGTTGACGATGAACCCCTGGCCCGTGAGCGCCTGAGCCGGCTGCTTGGCGAGCTGGAGGGCTATACCGTGATGGAGCCCAGCGCCACCAACGGCGAGGAAGCCCTGGCCCTGATCGAAAGCCTCAAGCCCGATGTGGTGCTGCTGGATATCGGCATGCCGGGCCTCGATGGCCTGCAGGTCGCCGCCCGCCTGTGCGAGCGCGAAGCGCCGCCGGCGGTGGTGTTCTGCACCGGCGATGATGAATATGGCAGCCAGGCCTTCAAGGACAGCACGCTCAGCCATGTCGACAAGCCGATCCAGGCCCAGGCGCTGCGCGACGCCCTGCGCCGAGCCGAGAAACCCAATCGGGCGCAACTGGCGGCCTTGACCCGCCCGGCCGGTGACACCGGCGGTGGCCCGCGCAGCCATATCAGCGCCCGTACCCGCAAGGGCATCGAGCTGATTCCGCTGCCCCAGGTGATCTATTTCATTGCCGATCACAAGTACGTCACCTTGCGCCACGAGGCCGGCGAGGTGCTGCTCGATGAGCCGCTCAAGGCGCTGGAAGACGAATTCGGCGAGCGATTCGTGCGTATCCATCGCAACGCGCTGGTCGCCCGCGAGCGCATAGAGCGCCTGCAGCGCACGCCTTTAGGGCATTTCCAGCTTTATCTGAAGGGGCTCGACGGCGATGCCCTCACGGTCAGCCGACGGCATGTGGCTGGGGTGCGCAAGATGATGCAATCCCTGCACTGA
- the argH gene encoding argininosuccinate lyase produces MSTDKTNQSWGGRFSEPVDAFVARFTASVDFDKRLYRHDIMGSIAHATMLAQVGVLSDAERDTIIDGLKTIQGEIEAGTFDWRVDLEDVHMNIEARLTDRIGITGKKLHTGRSRNDQVATDIRLWLRDEIDLILAEITRLQQGLLEQAEREAETIMPGFTHLQTAQPVTFGHHLLAWFEMLSRDYERLVDCRKRANRMPLGSAALAGTTYPIDRELTCQLLGFEAVAGNSLDGVSDRDFAIEFCAAASIAMMHLSRFSEELVLWTSAQFQFIDLPDRFCTGSSIMPQKKNPDVPELVRGKSGRVFGALTGLLTLMKGQPLAYNKDNQEDKEPLFDAADTLRDSLRAFADMIPAIKPKHAIMREAALRGFSTATDLADYLVRRGLPFRDCHEIVGHAVKYGVDTGKDLAEMSLDELRQFSDQIEQDVFAVLTLEGSVNARNHIGGTAPAQVRAAVVRGKALLASR; encoded by the coding sequence ATGAGCACCGACAAGACCAATCAGTCCTGGGGCGGCCGCTTCAGTGAGCCCGTCGACGCCTTCGTCGCCCGTTTCACCGCCTCGGTCGACTTCGACAAGCGCCTGTACCGCCACGACATCATGGGTTCGATCGCCCACGCCACCATGCTGGCGCAGGTCGGCGTACTCAGCGACGCCGAGCGCGACACCATCATCGACGGCCTGAAGACCATCCAGGGCGAGATCGAGGCGGGTACCTTCGACTGGCGCGTCGACCTCGAAGACGTGCACATGAACATCGAAGCGCGCCTGACCGATCGCATCGGCATCACTGGCAAGAAGCTGCACACCGGCCGCAGCCGCAATGACCAGGTGGCCACCGATATCCGCCTGTGGCTGCGTGACGAAATCGACCTGATCCTGGCCGAGATCACCCGCCTGCAGCAGGGCCTGCTGGAGCAGGCCGAGCGCGAAGCCGAGACCATCATGCCCGGCTTCACCCATCTGCAGACCGCTCAGCCAGTGACCTTCGGCCACCACCTGCTGGCCTGGTTCGAGATGCTCAGCCGCGACTACGAGCGCCTGGTCGACTGCCGCAAGCGCGCCAACCGCATGCCCCTGGGCAGCGCCGCGCTGGCCGGCACCACCTACCCGATCGACCGCGAGCTGACCTGCCAGCTGCTGGGCTTCGAAGCCGTGGCTGGCAACTCGCTGGACGGCGTTTCGGACCGTGACTTCGCCATCGAATTCTGCGCCGCCGCGAGCATCGCGATGATGCACCTGTCGCGGTTCTCCGAAGAGCTGGTGCTGTGGACCAGCGCGCAGTTCCAGTTCATCGACCTGCCCGACCGCTTCTGCACCGGCAGCTCGATCATGCCGCAGAAGAAGAACCCGGATGTACCGGAGCTGGTACGCGGCAAGAGCGGCCGCGTGTTCGGCGCCCTGACCGGCCTGCTGACCCTGATGAAAGGCCAGCCGCTGGCCTACAACAAGGACAACCAGGAAGACAAGGAGCCGCTGTTCGACGCCGCCGACACCTTGCGCGATTCGCTGCGTGCCTTTGCCGACATGATTCCGGCGATCAAGCCCAAGCACGCCATCATGCGCGAAGCAGCCCTGCGCGGCTTCTCCACCGCCACTGACCTCGCCGACTACCTGGTGCGTCGTGGCCTGCCGTTCCGCGATTGCCACGAAATCGTCGGCCACGCGGTGAAATATGGCGTGGACACTGGCAAGGACCTGGCCGAGATGAGCCTGGACGAGCTGCGCCAGTTCAGCGACCAGATCGAGCAGGATGTGTTCGCGGTGCTGACCCTGGAAGGTTCGGTCAACGCCCGTAACCACATCGGCGGCACCGCGCCGGCGCAAGTACGTGCGGCTGTTGTTCGCGGCAAAGCCTTGCTCGCTTCGCGCTGA
- a CDS encoding glutathione S-transferase, protein MLKLHGFAVSNYYNMVKLALLEKGLPFEEVPFFGGQTPQALAVSPRGKVPVLETEQGFISETGVILDYIEQTQPGKALLPADAFGQAKVRELLREIELYIELPARTCYAEAFFGAAVEPLIKERARADLLAGFATLKRNGRFQPFVAGEQLTIADLMFCFSVDLACAVGKKVLNIDFLADFPQAKALLQLLGENPHMARIVADKDAAMPAFVEMIKSKR, encoded by the coding sequence ATGCTCAAGCTTCATGGATTCGCGGTCAGCAACTACTACAACATGGTCAAGCTGGCGCTGCTGGAAAAAGGATTGCCCTTCGAGGAGGTACCGTTCTTCGGCGGCCAGACACCCCAGGCCCTGGCGGTCAGCCCACGCGGCAAGGTACCGGTGCTGGAGACTGAGCAGGGTTTTATCAGCGAGACCGGGGTGATCCTCGACTACATCGAGCAGACCCAGCCAGGCAAGGCATTGCTGCCGGCCGACGCCTTCGGCCAGGCCAAGGTGCGCGAGCTGCTGCGGGAGATCGAGTTGTATATCGAGTTGCCGGCGCGAACCTGCTACGCCGAGGCGTTCTTCGGCGCGGCGGTGGAGCCGCTGATCAAGGAACGAGCGCGGGCGGACCTGCTGGCGGGCTTTGCCACCCTCAAGCGCAATGGGCGTTTCCAGCCCTTTGTGGCGGGTGAACAACTGACCATCGCCGACCTGATGTTCTGCTTCTCGGTCGACCTGGCCTGCGCGGTAGGCAAGAAGGTGCTGAACATCGACTTCCTGGCGGACTTTCCGCAAGCGAAGGCGCTGTTGCAGTTGTTGGGTGAGAACCCGCATATGGCGCGGATCGTGGCGGACAAGGACGCGGCGATGCCGGCGTTCGTCGAAATGATCAAGAGCAAGCGCTGA
- the hemC gene encoding hydroxymethylbilane synthase has translation MSTREIRIATRKSALALWQAEYVKARLEQAHPGLLVTLVPMVSRGDKLLDAPLAKIGGKGLFVKELETALLDNEADIAVHSMKDVPMDFPEGLGLYCICEREDPRDAFVSNTYDSLEALPAGSIVGTSSLRRQAQLLARRPDLEIRFLRGNVNTRLAKLDAGEYDAIILAAAGLIRLGFEDRITSSISVDDSLPAGGQGAVGIECRSADREIHALLAPLHHIDTADRVVAERALNKRLNGGCQVPIACYAVLEGEQLWLRGLVGQPSGGTLLVADARAPRGAAETLGVQVAEDLLAQGAEAILKEVYGEAGHP, from the coding sequence ATGTCCACTCGCGAAATCCGCATAGCCACCCGTAAAAGTGCCTTGGCCCTGTGGCAGGCCGAATATGTCAAAGCCCGCCTGGAGCAGGCCCATCCAGGTCTGCTGGTTACCCTGGTGCCCATGGTCAGCCGTGGTGACAAGCTGCTCGATGCGCCGCTGGCGAAGATCGGCGGCAAGGGGCTGTTCGTCAAGGAACTGGAAACCGCGCTGCTGGACAACGAGGCCGACATCGCCGTGCATTCGATGAAGGACGTGCCCATGGACTTCCCCGAGGGCCTGGGCCTGTACTGCATCTGCGAGCGCGAAGACCCGCGTGATGCGTTCGTCTCCAACACCTACGACAGCCTGGAGGCGCTGCCGGCCGGCAGCATCGTCGGCACCTCCAGCCTGCGTCGCCAGGCCCAACTGCTGGCCCGTCGCCCTGACCTCGAGATCCGCTTCCTGCGTGGCAACGTCAATACCCGCCTGGCCAAGCTCGATGCCGGCGAGTACGACGCCATCATCCTCGCCGCCGCTGGGCTGATTCGCCTCGGCTTCGAAGACCGTATCACCTCCAGCATCAGTGTCGACGACAGCCTGCCGGCCGGCGGCCAGGGCGCCGTGGGCATCGAGTGCCGCAGCGCCGACCGTGAAATTCACGCCCTGCTGGCGCCGCTGCACCACATCGACACTGCCGACCGCGTGGTGGCTGAGCGCGCCCTGAACAAGCGCCTGAATGGTGGTTGCCAGGTGCCGATTGCCTGTTACGCGGTGCTCGAAGGCGAGCAGCTGTGGCTGCGCGGCCTGGTCGGGCAACCGTCCGGTGGCACGCTGCTGGTGGCTGACGCCCGTGCGCCGCGTGGCGCTGCCGAAACCCTGGGCGTCCAGGTCGCCGAGGACTTGCTGGCCCAGGGGGCCGAGGCGATCCTCAAGGAAGTCTATGGCGAGGCCGGCCATCCGTGA